The following proteins are encoded in a genomic region of Hoeflea phototrophica DFL-43:
- a CDS encoding DUF1348 family protein has product MTRPPIPPFTEETARQKVRAAEDGWNGRNPATVAQAYTPDSVWRNRSEFLKGRAEIEAFLTRKWEKEREYRLIKELWAFTGNRIAVRFAYEWHDHEGNWFRSYGNENWEFDEGGYMSARHASINDLPIDESERKFLWPQGRRPDDHPELSDLGF; this is encoded by the coding sequence ATGACACGGCCACCCATCCCGCCCTTTACCGAAGAGACGGCCCGGCAGAAAGTCCGGGCCGCAGAAGATGGCTGGAACGGCCGCAATCCTGCAACGGTTGCACAGGCATACACGCCGGACAGCGTCTGGCGTAACCGCTCGGAATTCCTCAAGGGCCGGGCCGAAATCGAAGCCTTCCTTACACGCAAGTGGGAGAAGGAGCGCGAGTACCGTCTGATCAAGGAGCTTTGGGCCTTCACGGGCAACCGTATTGCCGTGCGTTTTGCCTATGAGTGGCATGATCACGAGGGCAACTGGTTCCGCTCCTACGGCAACGAGAACTGGGAGTTCGATGAGGGCGGCTACATGTCAGCCCGCCACGCCAGCATCAATGATCTTCCGATCGACGAGAGCGAACGCAAATTCCTCTGGCCTCAGGGCCGACGCCCGGATGACCATCCCGAATTGTCCGATCTGGGATTCTAG
- a CDS encoding L-iditol 2-dehydrogenase, translating into MKRLEGKSALITGAARGIGLAFARRYVAEGACVAIGDIDLARARAAAAELGDEAIAVEMDVTRQESIDSAVAQSVAAFRQIDILVNNAAIFTAAPIVEIDRNDYATTFDINVGGTLFTLQAVARHMIEKGIPGRIINMASQAGRRGEALVGVYCATKAAVISLTQSAGLDLIKHGINVNAIAPGVVDGEHWDGVDAFFARYEGKAPGQKKKEVGEAVPYGRMGTAADLEGMAVFLASEEAGYIVAQTYNVDGGNWMS; encoded by the coding sequence ATGAAACGTCTTGAGGGCAAATCGGCGCTCATTACCGGGGCAGCGCGCGGGATCGGTCTTGCCTTTGCGCGCCGCTATGTGGCCGAAGGCGCCTGCGTGGCGATAGGCGATATCGATCTTGCCCGTGCGCGTGCGGCTGCAGCCGAACTCGGAGACGAAGCCATTGCCGTCGAGATGGATGTGACACGGCAGGAGAGCATCGACAGCGCGGTAGCACAAAGCGTGGCCGCTTTCAGACAGATCGACATCCTGGTCAACAATGCCGCCATCTTTACTGCCGCACCGATTGTCGAAATCGACCGCAACGACTACGCCACAACCTTCGATATCAACGTTGGCGGAACGCTGTTCACCTTGCAGGCGGTGGCGCGCCATATGATTGAAAAGGGCATTCCGGGGCGGATCATCAACATGGCCTCTCAGGCGGGGCGCCGCGGCGAGGCGCTGGTTGGCGTCTACTGTGCCACCAAGGCCGCTGTCATCAGCCTGACCCAGTCGGCCGGGCTCGATCTGATCAAGCACGGCATCAATGTCAACGCAATAGCGCCGGGTGTGGTGGATGGCGAGCACTGGGATGGCGTTGATGCATTCTTTGCGAGATACGAAGGCAAGGCCCCGGGGCAGAAGAAGAAGGAAGTGGGCGAGGCCGTGCCCTATGGCCGTATGGGAACCGCGGCAGACCTTGAAGGGATGGCAGTGTTTCTCGCTTCAGAAGAGGCCGGCTACATCGTCGCCCAGACCTACAATGTGGACGGCGGAAACTGGATGAGCTGA
- a CDS encoding ABC transporter ATP-binding protein → MSKSYLSVEGLTQRYADGSGGEMTVFEGANFTVEKGEFVVILGHSGCGKSTIMNILAGLAQATEGVVIMDGKEVSGPSLDRGVVFQNYSLLPWLSTIKNVTFAVAARHPDWSREQVLAHSKKHLEMVGLNESVFHRKPSQLSGGMRQRVSIARAFSISPKLLLLDEPFGALDALTRGTIQDELLKVWAGTEQTVFMITHDIDEAILLADRILLMTNGPFARVAESVEITIPRPRNRTEIVEHPNYYAIRNHLVQFLGVRSKELAGTTGSEDNRPETVRIDLTKAGKTKTAKIAV, encoded by the coding sequence GTGAGCAAAAGCTATCTCAGTGTCGAAGGCCTCACCCAGCGTTACGCCGATGGAAGCGGCGGCGAGATGACCGTGTTCGAAGGCGCCAATTTCACTGTCGAAAAGGGCGAGTTCGTCGTCATTCTGGGTCATTCCGGCTGTGGCAAGTCCACCATCATGAACATTCTGGCCGGGCTCGCGCAGGCCACCGAAGGTGTTGTGATCATGGATGGCAAGGAAGTTTCCGGGCCGAGTCTTGATCGCGGCGTGGTGTTTCAGAACTACTCGCTGCTGCCATGGCTTTCGACGATCAAGAACGTCACCTTCGCAGTCGCCGCCCGCCATCCCGACTGGTCGCGTGAACAGGTCCTGGCCCATTCCAAGAAACATCTGGAAATGGTTGGCCTCAATGAAAGCGTGTTTCATCGCAAGCCCAGCCAGTTGTCGGGTGGCATGCGCCAGCGCGTCTCCATCGCCCGCGCCTTTTCGATCAGCCCCAAGCTGCTTCTGCTGGATGAACCCTTCGGCGCGCTCGACGCGCTCACACGCGGCACCATTCAGGATGAGTTGCTCAAGGTATGGGCGGGAACCGAACAGACCGTGTTCATGATCACCCATGACATCGACGAGGCGATCCTGCTCGCTGACCGCATCCTGCTGATGACAAACGGGCCTTTTGCCCGCGTGGCTGAATCGGTCGAGATCACGATCCCGCGTCCGCGCAACCGAACCGAGATCGTTGAGCATCCGAACTACTATGCGATCCGCAATCATCTGGTTCAGTTCCTCGGCGTCCGCTCTAAGGAACTGGCCGGAACCACCGGCTCGGAAGACAACAGACCCGAAACCGTGCGTATCGACCTCACCAAGGCGGGCAAGACAAAGACTGCCAAGATCGCCGTTTGA
- the ntrB gene encoding nitrate ABC transporter permease — protein sequence MATLSLNQRAAILSLVLLFAGLLVWEAAIPAQKAAGELTEYERLTGGGAPKAGVPPPSQVFQKAWNELSNPFYDAGPNDKGIGIQIGYSIYRVLSGYALAALVAIPLGFLIGMSTVAYKALNPFIQVLRPISPLAWMPLALFIIQDSERSAIFVIFICSIWPMLINTAFGVAGVRKDWVNVAKTHELGALRTAFMVILPAAAPTIVTGMRISIGIAWLVIVAAEMLVGGTGIGYYVWNEWNNLDLTSVIFSILMIGVVGMALDAMFGILQRLVAYSE from the coding sequence ATGGCAACTCTCTCGCTCAATCAGCGCGCGGCCATCCTCTCGCTTGTTCTGCTTTTTGCGGGATTGCTGGTCTGGGAGGCAGCGATTCCGGCCCAGAAGGCGGCGGGTGAGTTGACGGAGTATGAGCGCCTGACAGGCGGCGGCGCGCCAAAAGCCGGCGTGCCGCCGCCCAGCCAGGTGTTCCAGAAGGCATGGAACGAGCTGAGCAACCCGTTCTACGATGCCGGCCCCAACGACAAGGGGATCGGTATCCAGATCGGATATTCGATCTACCGGGTCTTGAGTGGCTACGCCCTGGCAGCCCTTGTTGCCATTCCGCTCGGCTTCCTCATCGGCATGTCGACGGTGGCCTACAAGGCGCTCAATCCCTTCATCCAGGTGCTACGGCCGATCTCGCCGCTGGCCTGGATGCCACTGGCGCTGTTCATCATCCAGGACAGCGAACGCAGTGCGATCTTCGTGATCTTCATCTGTTCGATCTGGCCGATGCTGATCAACACAGCCTTTGGTGTCGCAGGTGTCAGGAAGGACTGGGTCAATGTTGCAAAGACCCATGAACTGGGCGCATTGCGGACAGCTTTCATGGTGATCCTGCCGGCCGCAGCCCCAACCATCGTGACCGGCATGCGGATTTCCATCGGGATTGCCTGGCTGGTGATCGTCGCCGCCGAGATGCTCGTGGGCGGCACCGGCATTGGCTACTACGTTTGGAACGAATGGAACAATCTCGACCTCACCTCGGTGATCTTCTCGATCCTCATGATCGGGGTCGTCGGCATGGCCCTCGACGCAATGTTTGGCATTCTGCAGCGCCTCGTCGCCTACAGTGAATAG
- the cynS gene encoding cyanase: MTKMMTKEDVTEMILSAKRTAGLTWEGIAEQIGMSPVWTHSAAMGMNAMPKDKADALASAMGLPQEASLVLQESPTKIWEQSVPTDPCIYRLYEIVGVYGPTIKALIHEKFGDGIMSAIDFDMQITRVENPKGDRVKIEMSGKYLGYNSW, from the coding sequence ATGACCAAAATGATGACAAAAGAAGATGTGACCGAAATGATCCTGTCGGCAAAGCGCACCGCAGGTCTCACCTGGGAAGGCATTGCCGAACAGATCGGAATGTCGCCGGTCTGGACCCATTCCGCCGCCATGGGCATGAACGCAATGCCCAAGGACAAGGCCGATGCGCTGGCATCCGCAATGGGCCTGCCGCAGGAAGCCTCGCTGGTCCTGCAGGAATCCCCAACCAAGATCTGGGAGCAGTCAGTTCCAACAGACCCCTGCATTTACCGCCTCTACGAGATCGTCGGCGTATATGGCCCGACCATCAAGGCGCTCATTCATGAGAAGTTCGGCGACGGCATCATGTCGGCCATCGATTTCGACATGCAGATCACCCGCGTCGAGAACCCCAAAGGCGACCGCGTCAAAATCGAAATGTCGGGCAAGTATCTGGGCTATAACTCCTGGTGA
- a CDS encoding LacI family DNA-binding transcriptional regulator — protein MSDAKIRNMEEFAALSGISRPTVSKYFNDPDSVRPTTRARIEEALARYDYRPNIFAMNQNRKLTKNVGIVVPYLADPFFAEMARRLEQRCIAAGYRPTLYSAHGQKELEIDILDSLRSLKPAGVLLAPLGRASDHLEVEKFCRDVPTVLFDSNIEGMGAAFVGSDNFSFVSQTVEYLTRTGAPPAFFEMATPANPNANKRRIAYVEIMDKLGYEPNVVSIEGQGWAFEEIGRNGALEVLTSGRMNSNSVLCSNDRLAIGFLSACYEMGMRVGRGEDCALRVASNDDHPFSRFTCPSLTTAAHDYDNVTSRTVETLVQLVESGGRLPNRTETLFPARLILRSSA, from the coding sequence ATGAGTGACGCAAAAATTCGCAATATGGAAGAGTTTGCCGCCTTGAGCGGGATCTCGCGTCCGACCGTCTCCAAATACTTCAATGACCCCGACAGTGTGCGGCCGACCACGAGAGCGCGCATCGAGGAGGCATTGGCGCGCTATGATTACCGGCCGAACATCTTTGCGATGAACCAGAACCGCAAGCTGACCAAGAATGTCGGCATCGTGGTTCCCTACCTCGCCGATCCGTTCTTTGCAGAGATGGCACGCCGTCTCGAGCAACGCTGCATTGCTGCGGGATACCGGCCAACGCTCTACAGCGCACACGGGCAGAAGGAGTTGGAAATCGACATTCTCGACAGCCTGCGCTCGCTCAAGCCGGCGGGTGTGCTGCTCGCGCCGCTTGGCCGGGCGTCCGATCATTTGGAGGTCGAGAAATTCTGCCGGGACGTGCCTACGGTGCTGTTTGACAGCAACATCGAAGGCATGGGCGCGGCCTTTGTCGGGTCGGACAATTTCAGCTTCGTGTCGCAGACGGTGGAGTATCTCACGCGCACCGGTGCCCCGCCTGCCTTCTTCGAAATGGCGACCCCGGCCAACCCTAACGCCAACAAGCGGCGGATCGCCTATGTCGAGATAATGGACAAGCTCGGCTACGAGCCCAATGTCGTCAGCATTGAGGGGCAGGGCTGGGCGTTCGAGGAGATCGGCCGCAACGGCGCGCTTGAGGTTCTGACCTCCGGCCGGATGAATTCGAACTCTGTCCTGTGCAGCAATGACCGGCTTGCGATCGGTTTTCTATCCGCCTGTTACGAGATGGGAATGCGTGTCGGAAGGGGGGAGGATTGTGCCTTGCGTGTCGCCTCCAATGACGACCATCCCTTCTCGCGGTTTACCTGTCCATCGCTGACAACGGCCGCTCATGACTATGACAACGTTACCAGCCGAACCGTCGAAACACTGGTTCAGCTCGTTGAAAGCGGAGGGCGCTTGCCCAACCGGACCGAGACGCTGTTTCCCGCCCGGCTTATTCTGAGAAGTTCAGCTTAA
- a CDS encoding carbohydrate ABC transporter permease codes for MSRAVTTRRKTINTVLAWSIGILIFFPILWTILTSFKTEAQAINDPPLFLFFDWTLENYSVVQERSDYMRFLWNSVIIAGGSTLIGVMIAIPAAWSMAFVPSRRTKDILLWMLSTKMLPAVGVLYPIYLIFIELGLLDTRIGLVVVIMLINLPIIVWMLYTYFKEIPGEILEAARMDGASLREEIIYVLTPMAVPGIASTMLLNFILAWNEAFWTLNLTAAQAAPLTAFIASYSSPEGLFYAKLSAASTMAIAPILILGWFSQKQLVRGLTFGAVK; via the coding sequence ATGTCCCGTGCCGTCACCACACGCCGCAAGACGATCAACACGGTGCTTGCCTGGAGCATTGGTATCCTGATCTTCTTCCCGATCCTCTGGACCATCCTGACCAGCTTCAAGACCGAGGCGCAGGCGATCAATGATCCGCCGCTGTTCCTGTTCTTTGACTGGACGCTTGAGAATTATTCCGTGGTTCAGGAACGCTCGGACTACATGCGCTTTTTGTGGAACTCGGTCATCATCGCAGGCGGCTCAACGCTGATCGGTGTGATGATCGCCATTCCGGCTGCATGGTCGATGGCCTTCGTGCCTTCCAGGCGCACCAAGGATATCCTGCTCTGGATGCTCTCGACCAAAATGCTTCCAGCGGTCGGTGTGCTCTATCCGATCTACCTGATCTTCATCGAACTCGGACTGCTCGACACCCGCATCGGGCTGGTGGTGGTGATCATGCTGATCAACCTGCCGATCATCGTCTGGATGCTCTACACCTACTTCAAGGAAATCCCTGGCGAAATCCTTGAAGCAGCCCGGATGGACGGCGCGTCGCTGCGCGAGGAAATCATCTACGTGCTCACACCGATGGCGGTGCCGGGCATCGCCTCCACCATGCTTCTGAACTTCATTCTGGCCTGGAACGAGGCGTTCTGGACACTCAACCTGACCGCCGCGCAAGCCGCTCCGCTGACCGCGTTCATTGCCAGCTACTCGAGCCCGGAAGGCCTGTTCTACGCCAAGCTCAGCGCGGCCTCGACGATGGCCATTGCACCGATCCTGATACTGGGCTGGTTCAGCCAGAAGCAACTCGTCCGGGGCCTGACCTTCGGCGCCGTGAAATAG
- a CDS encoding carbohydrate ABC transporter permease has translation MATQHSRSAARFMMAPAVILLLGWMLVPLVMTLWFSFRRFLPNRPDIVPGWVGFDNYVRFVTSSAFWPSVQTTLIIVGGALLITIVLGVLLAMLLDQPMWGQGVVRILVIAPFFVMPTVSALVWKNIFMDPVNGLFSHLWRAFGAEPVVWLSDAPLFSIILIVSWQWLPFATLILLTAIQSLDSEQLEASEMDGAPPLSRFFYIILPHLSRAITIVILIQTIFLLSIFAEIFVTTGGAFGTRTLTYLIFQRVLESQNVGLGSAGGVYAIILANIIAIFLMRIVGKNLDA, from the coding sequence ATGGCGACCCAACATTCCAGATCTGCAGCCCGGTTCATGATGGCGCCGGCAGTCATTCTGCTTCTTGGCTGGATGCTTGTGCCGCTGGTGATGACCCTGTGGTTTTCCTTCCGCCGTTTTTTGCCGAACCGTCCTGATATCGTGCCTGGCTGGGTTGGCTTCGACAATTATGTCCGGTTCGTCACCTCGAGCGCTTTCTGGCCAAGTGTTCAGACCACGCTGATTATCGTCGGCGGCGCGCTGCTGATCACCATCGTTCTTGGTGTGCTCTTGGCGATGCTTCTCGATCAGCCGATGTGGGGGCAGGGCGTTGTGCGAATTCTGGTGATCGCACCGTTTTTCGTCATGCCCACCGTGTCCGCGCTGGTCTGGAAGAACATCTTCATGGATCCGGTCAACGGGTTGTTTTCCCATCTCTGGCGCGCTTTCGGCGCAGAACCTGTCGTCTGGCTCAGCGACGCGCCCCTTTTCTCCATCATCCTGATCGTATCCTGGCAATGGCTGCCCTTTGCCACGCTGATCCTGCTCACGGCGATCCAGTCGCTCGACAGCGAGCAGTTGGAAGCTTCGGAGATGGACGGTGCGCCGCCGCTGTCGCGTTTCTTCTACATCATTCTGCCGCATCTGAGCCGTGCCATCACGATCGTCATTCTGATCCAGACCATCTTCCTGCTGTCGATTTTCGCCGAGATCTTCGTGACCACCGGGGGCGCATTCGGCACCCGGACACTGACCTATCTGATTTTCCAGCGGGTGCTGGAAAGCCAGAATGTCGGGCTCGGCAGTGCGGGCGGTGTCTACGCAATCATTCTCGCCAACATCATTGCCATCTTCCTGATGCGCATTGTCGGCAAGAATCTGGACGCGTGA
- a CDS encoding ABC transporter substrate-binding protein — MSLRNALFAASALALVSTAAQAETITIATVNNGDMIRMQGLTDDFTTKTGHTVEWVTLEENVLRQRVTTDITTKGGQFDILTIGMYETPIWGANGWLIPLDDLSEDYDVDDILPAMAGGLSHDGTLYAAPFYGESSMIMYRTDLMEKAGMEMPEAPTWQFIREAAAAMTDRDNDINGICLRGKAGWGEGGAFITAMSNSFGARWFDMDWNAQFDTKPWADTLNFYVGMMNESGPAGYATNGFNENLSLFQQGKCGMWIDATVAASFVTNPDDSTVADSVGFALAPDTGLGKRSNWLWAWALAIPAGTAKEAAAKQFIEWATSKDYIELVAEKEGWANVPPGARTSLYENPNYQAVPFAKMTLESILSADPNNSTVEPSPYVGIQFAAIPEFAGIATEVSQEFSAVYAGQQTVEEALEKAQAITNDAMEAAGYR, encoded by the coding sequence ATGTCTTTGAGGAACGCACTTTTTGCGGCGTCGGCGCTCGCGCTTGTTTCAACCGCAGCCCAGGCCGAAACCATCACCATCGCAACAGTGAACAACGGCGATATGATCCGCATGCAGGGTCTGACCGACGATTTCACCACCAAGACCGGCCACACCGTCGAGTGGGTCACGCTTGAGGAAAACGTTCTTCGCCAGCGTGTCACAACCGACATCACCACCAAGGGCGGCCAGTTCGATATTCTGACAATTGGCATGTACGAGACCCCGATCTGGGGTGCCAATGGCTGGCTCATTCCGCTTGATGATCTTTCCGAGGATTACGACGTCGACGATATCCTGCCGGCAATGGCAGGTGGCCTGAGCCACGACGGCACGCTTTATGCCGCGCCGTTCTACGGCGAAAGCTCGATGATCATGTACCGCACCGACCTGATGGAAAAGGCCGGCATGGAAATGCCGGAAGCGCCAACCTGGCAGTTCATCCGCGAGGCTGCGGCGGCGATGACTGATCGCGACAACGACATCAACGGCATCTGCCTTCGCGGCAAGGCCGGTTGGGGTGAGGGCGGCGCCTTCATCACAGCGATGTCGAATTCCTTCGGCGCGCGCTGGTTCGACATGGACTGGAATGCACAGTTTGACACCAAGCCCTGGGCCGACACGCTCAACTTCTACGTCGGCATGATGAATGAGTCGGGCCCGGCCGGTTACGCAACGAACGGGTTCAACGAAAACCTGTCGCTGTTCCAGCAGGGCAAATGCGGGATGTGGATTGATGCCACCGTTGCCGCCTCCTTCGTCACCAACCCTGATGATTCCACCGTTGCTGACAGCGTAGGCTTCGCACTTGCGCCGGACACTGGCCTTGGCAAGCGTTCCAACTGGCTCTGGGCCTGGGCTCTTGCGATCCCTGCCGGCACTGCCAAGGAAGCTGCTGCCAAACAGTTCATCGAATGGGCAACCTCGAAGGATTACATTGAGCTTGTTGCCGAAAAGGAAGGCTGGGCCAACGTCCCTCCTGGTGCACGGACCTCACTTTACGAGAACCCGAACTATCAGGCGGTTCCATTTGCAAAGATGACGCTCGAGTCCATTCTGTCGGCGGACCCCAACAACTCCACCGTTGAACCGAGCCCCTATGTCGGGATCCAGTTCGCGGCCATCCCGGAGTTTGCGGGTATCGCGACCGAAGTCAGTCAAGAGTTCTCGGCAGTCTATGCAGGTCAGCAGACTGTCGAGGAGGCGCTTGAAAAGGCGCAGGCGATCACCAACGACGCCATGGAGGCCGCGGGTTACCGCTAG
- a CDS encoding ABC transporter ATP-binding protein yields MGRIVLDKVTKRFGSVEVIPPLDLTIEDGEFTVFVGPSGCGKSTLLRLIAGLEDLSSGKIEIDGSDVSQVPPAKRGLAMVFQSYALYPHMSVRKNIAFPLRMAKLDQAEIDRRVSNAAQVLNLTDYLDRRPGQLSGGQRQRVAIGRAIVREPSAFLFDEPLSNLDAALRVGMRLEISELHKRLETTMIYVTHDQVEAMTMADKIVVLRAGNIEQVGSPLDLYRNPRNTFVAGFIGSPRMNFIEGSEAAKYDAHTIGVRPEHISVSDSGGTWSGRVGVSEHLGSDTFFHIHDTGLANTITVRADGEVGFRHGDTVHLTPRDDVIHRFDSAGLRL; encoded by the coding sequence ATGGGACGCATTGTACTCGACAAGGTGACCAAGCGCTTCGGCTCGGTCGAGGTGATACCGCCGCTGGATCTGACCATCGAAGACGGCGAGTTCACTGTGTTCGTCGGCCCGTCGGGCTGCGGAAAATCAACCCTATTGCGGCTGATTGCCGGGTTGGAGGACCTCAGCTCCGGCAAGATCGAAATCGACGGTTCCGATGTCTCGCAGGTTCCACCGGCCAAGCGGGGACTGGCGATGGTGTTCCAGTCCTATGCGCTCTACCCGCATATGTCGGTGCGCAAGAACATCGCCTTTCCGCTGCGCATGGCCAAGCTTGACCAGGCCGAGATCGACCGCCGGGTGTCGAACGCGGCGCAGGTTCTCAATCTCACCGACTATCTGGACCGGCGGCCTGGTCAGTTGTCGGGCGGTCAGCGCCAGCGCGTCGCCATTGGCCGCGCCATCGTGCGCGAACCCTCGGCCTTCCTTTTCGATGAGCCCCTCTCCAACCTGGATGCGGCGCTGCGCGTGGGTATGCGGCTCGAGATTTCCGAACTGCACAAGCGGCTCGAGACGACGATGATCTATGTGACCCATGACCAGGTCGAGGCGATGACGATGGCTGACAAGATTGTTGTGCTGCGCGCCGGCAACATTGAGCAAGTCGGTTCGCCGCTGGACCTCTACCGCAATCCGCGCAATACGTTCGTCGCCGGTTTCATCGGCTCGCCCCGGATGAATTTCATTGAAGGCAGCGAGGCCGCTAAATACGACGCCCATACGATCGGTGTCCGGCCAGAGCATATCTCGGTGTCCGACAGCGGCGGCACCTGGAGCGGGCGTGTCGGAGTATCGGAACATCTCGGGTCAGATACGTTTTTCCATATCCACGACACCGGCCTTGCCAACACCATCACGGTTCGCGCCGATGGCGAGGTCGGGTTCCGGCATGGTGACACGGTCCATCTGACACCGCGCGACGATGTGATCCACCGGTTCGACAGTGCAGGCCTGCGCCTATGA
- a CDS encoding mannitol dehydrogenase family protein → MSTPVHGKDAIRLCNKTVSDLANDIARPGYDRARLKPGIVHVGLGNFHRAHQAWYLHRLMQTGAALDWAIVGAGVRATDAVMREKLLAQDCLTTLIELDPDGISVEITGAMIDFLPVEEGNAALIRCIADPAIRIVSLTVTEGGYFVSAQSGGLDLAHPDIRHDIANPDAPRTVFGAIVAGLRVRWTSGEGPFTVQSCDNLKGNGDITRTAVVTLARQTDPDLADWIDAKGAFPNSMVDCIVPATGPAEIALARKFGIDDAAPVTHENFRQWIIEDDFCAGRPDWDCVGATFTPEVHTYEAMKIRILNAGHQVLANAGELLSVETIAGCMADRDIAALFAKVQNTEIAPLVGGTPEMTSLEYVALITSRFSNPEIHDTTRRVAFDGLSRHRGFVVPIIRDALADGRPVDGLALVEALWARMCAGVRENGSAIEANDPEWPALAAAAEIAREKPDTWLAQSHIYGDLARDERFSQAFVRALDMIWSEGARAAIRGYTG, encoded by the coding sequence ATGAGTACCCCCGTCCACGGCAAAGATGCGATCAGGCTTTGCAACAAGACAGTTTCCGATCTCGCCAACGATATTGCACGCCCCGGCTATGACCGTGCCCGGCTCAAGCCGGGTATTGTCCATGTCGGGCTTGGCAATTTCCACCGGGCTCATCAGGCCTGGTACCTGCACCGGCTGATGCAGACAGGTGCAGCGCTGGATTGGGCGATAGTCGGCGCCGGTGTGCGCGCCACCGACGCGGTGATGCGTGAGAAACTGCTGGCGCAGGATTGCCTGACAACGCTGATCGAACTCGACCCCGACGGCATCTCGGTGGAGATCACCGGTGCGATGATTGATTTCCTGCCGGTCGAGGAGGGCAATGCAGCCCTGATCCGCTGTATCGCCGATCCAGCCATCCGCATCGTCTCACTGACCGTCACCGAGGGCGGGTATTTCGTGTCTGCTCAAAGCGGCGGCCTCGATCTGGCGCATCCCGACATCCGGCATGATATCGCCAATCCCGATGCACCGCGTACCGTCTTTGGCGCAATCGTCGCCGGTCTTCGTGTGAGGTGGACATCCGGCGAGGGCCCATTCACGGTGCAGAGCTGTGACAATCTCAAGGGCAATGGCGACATTACCCGAACCGCGGTCGTCACACTTGCGCGGCAAACGGATCCGGATCTGGCAGACTGGATCGACGCCAAGGGTGCCTTTCCCAACTCGATGGTCGATTGCATCGTGCCCGCGACCGGTCCGGCGGAAATTGCGCTTGCACGAAAGTTCGGCATCGACGATGCGGCGCCCGTTACACATGAGAATTTCCGGCAGTGGATCATCGAGGATGATTTTTGCGCCGGACGGCCCGATTGGGACTGCGTCGGCGCGACCTTCACCCCTGAGGTTCACACCTATGAAGCGATGAAGATCCGCATCCTCAATGCAGGCCATCAGGTGCTTGCCAATGCAGGTGAATTGCTTTCGGTTGAAACGATTGCCGGCTGCATGGCGGACCGCGACATTGCTGCGCTCTTTGCCAAGGTCCAAAACACCGAGATCGCGCCGCTGGTCGGGGGCACGCCCGAAATGACCTCGCTCGAGTATGTGGCGTTGATCACCTCGCGTTTTTCAAACCCGGAAATTCATGACACCACCCGACGTGTTGCCTTTGACGGGCTGTCGCGGCACCGGGGCTTTGTGGTGCCGATCATCCGGGATGCGCTTGCAGATGGCCGCCCTGTAGACGGGCTGGCGCTTGTTGAGGCGCTGTGGGCGCGCATGTGCGCCGGCGTGCGCGAGAATGGCAGCGCGATCGAAGCCAACGATCCCGAATGGCCCGCTTTGGCGGCCGCGGCAGAAATTGCGCGAGAGAAGCCTGACACATGGCTTGCGCAAAGCCATATCTATGGCGACCTCGCTCGGGATGAGCGCTTTTCGCAAGCCTTCGTTCGTGCGCTCGATATGATCTGGAGCGAGGGGGCGCGCGCTGCGATCCGAGGCTATACGGGCTAG